A genomic window from Thunnus maccoyii chromosome 2, fThuMac1.1, whole genome shotgun sequence includes:
- the LOC121907061 gene encoding NACHT, LRR and PYD domains-containing protein 12-like isoform X3, which yields MTSSKMTPLWVQRLNCRQYMASVRIRPIQQIRITSCHLISLNDQKQRGGRRKTETATERSLVKDYRMGNFLSTDLAPPAPDVSECATTQRDARNMTIIAQNGGVISQPQLRNVHVEGDINMNVNNTYVQAPVRTDETNVVSPETKENIQRCQDELKSYLESKTKDLFQGTKEDGTSTPLNKLYTELYITEGGSGEVNSEHEVVELECRRCTSEEKKIQLNDILKALPNEENPPQRVLMKGIAGIGKSVAVQKFTQDWAVGKANQGFQLVFPFTFRDLNLIKDKDYTLMDLILHCFAEVKDLEPSDYNSSSVLFIFDGLDESKFPLNFEKNEMCRSVTKTTTVDVLLTNLIAGKLLHKASIWITSRPAAASKIPPECIDRVTEVRGFNDEQKEEYFLKKISDQDVAQNICNHLKSKPLRTLYIMCHIPMFCWITATAFQSLLTGTHESELPKTVTEMYTHFLIIQTTRKNEKDYQEVETDKERKKERDKDVIMKFGKLAFEQLQKGNIIFYEKDLKECQIDLKEAAVYSGVCTQIIRRESGLHRQEVYSFVHLSMQEFLAALYVLETFIESGQNLLPSQSKVKVRSGKGESLIVHLYKNAVDMALASDHGQWDLFLRFLLGLSQDKNQSLLQKVFGFNARSPLNNQETITYIHRKIKNLSYTDKSINLFQCLNELGDQSLVEQVQKYQSSGDVSKISPAHWSALAFILLVSDEDLDTFELKKYYRSDEALERLLPVLKASKTALLGDCNLTDRCCQYISSVLGFKSSGLEELVLSRNQLQGSGIKRLSEGLKSPNCKLQRLRLGGCNLSERSCEAVSSVLSSKSSSLRELDLSNNNLQDSGVKLLSAGLESLHCTLETLRLSGCLVTEEGCASLASALTSNPSHLRELDLSYNHPGDSGVKLLCAGRDDPCWRLDTLRLTSCNLSERSCDALSSVLSSKSSSLRELDVSNNNLQDSGVKLLSAGLRSPHCTLETLGLSGCLVTEEGCASLASALRSNPSHLRELDLSCNHPGNSGVKLLSAGLEDPHWRLDTLKVENGGEQRLKPGVRKYVCELTLDTNTAHKYLKLSDNDRKVTTVTEKQPYPHHKARFDWWHQLLCRDGLTGRCYWEVKWRGQIYVSVSYKGIKRNGRSVGSRFGGNDQSWTLRCSDGEGYSVWHNNRKTDLSSSSSSSSSVSNRVAVYVDCSAGTLSFYRVSSDSLIHLHTFNTTFTEPLYPGFWVGFGSSVSLCSL from the exons ATGACATCATCGAAGATGACTCCACTTTGGGTGCAGCGATTGAACTGCCGGCAGTACATGGCCAGTGTGAGGATCCGCCCCATCCAG CAGATCAGAATCACTTCCTGTCATCTCATATCACTGAATGATCAAAAGCagcgaggaggaagaagaaagaccGAAACAGCCACGGAG AGAAGTTTGGTGAAAGACTACAGAATGGGAAACTTTCTTTCAACTGACTTGGCTCCGCCGGCTCCAGATGTATCAGAGTGTG CTACAACTCAGAGAGACGCAAGAAACATGACAATCATTGCCCAGAATGGAGGTGTCATCAGCCAACCTCAGTTGAGAAATGTTCATGTTGAAGGGGATATCAATATGAATGTCAACAACACATATG tcCAAGCTCCTGTCAGGACAGACGAGACTAATGTCGTTTCTCCCGAAACCAAAG AAAATATCCAAAGGTGCCAAGATGAACTAAAATCTTACCTTGAAAGTAAAACAAAGGATCTGTTTCAAGGAACAAAGGAAGATGGAACATCAACTCCTTTAAACAAGCTCTATACAGAGCtgtacatcacagagggaggcaGTGGGGAGGTTAATAGTGAACATGAAGTGGTTGAATTAGAATGTAGAAGGTGTACGAGTGAGGAGAAGAAAATTCAACTCAATGACATTTTGAAAGCTTTGCCAAATGAAGAGAACCCTCCTCAGAGAGTTCTGATGAAGGGAATTGCTGGCATTGGAAAATCTGTTGCTGTGCAGAAATTCACTCAGGACTGGGCTGTTGGAAAAGCCAACCAAGGCTTTCAGCTAGTATTTCCATTCACATTCCGAGACttgaatttaataaaagacaaagattATACTCTCATGGATTTAATCCTTCACTGTTTTGCAGAAGTGAAAGATTTAGAACCTTCAGACTACAACAGTTCTAgtgttttgttcatctttgatggcCTGGATGAAAGCAAATTCCCTCTGAACTTTGAGAAAAATGAGATGTGCCGCAGCGTTACAAAAACTACAACAGTAGACGTCTTACTGACCAACTTAATTGCAGGAAAATTGCTTCACAAAGCCTCGATCTGGATCACAAGTAGACCGGCCGCAGCCAGTAAGATTCCTCCTGAGTGCATCGACAGGGTGACTGAGGTACGAGGCTTTAATGATgagcagaaggaggagtactttcTAAAGAAAATCAGTGACCAGGATGTGGCTCAAAATATCTGCAATCACCTTAAGTCAAAGCCATTGAGAACTCTgtacatcatgtgccacatcccaATGTTCTGTTGGATTACAGCCACAGCTTTCCAGAGTCTCCTCACAGGAACTCATGAAAGTGAGTTACCCAAGACTGTGACTGAAATGTACACACACTTCCTGATCATCCAAACAACGCGGAAAAACGAGAAGGATTATCAGGAGGttgaaacagacaaagaaagaaagaaagaaagggataAAGATGTGATCATGAAGTTTGGAAAGCTGGCATTTGAACAGCTACAGAAGGGCAACATAATCTTCTATGAAAAAGATCTGAAGGAGTGCCAAATTGATCTGAAAGAAGCTGCAGTTTACTCAGGAGTTTGTACACAGATCATAAGGAGAGAATCAGGTCTTCACCGACAGGAGGTTTACTCTTTTGTACATTTAAGCATGCAGGAGTTTCTTGCAGCTCTGTATGTATTAGAGACCTTCATAGAGAGTGGACAAAATCTGCTTCCCAGCCAGTCAAAGGTTAAAGTGAGATCAGGGAAAGGAGAAAGCCTCATCGTCCACCTCTACAAGAACGCGGTGGATATGGCCTTAGCCAGTGATCACGGACAATGGGACTTGTTTCTGCGCTTCCTGCTTGGTCTGTCACAGGACAAGAATCAGAGCCTTCTTCAGAAAGTGTTCGGATTTAATGCAAGAAGTCCATTGAACAATCAGGAGACAATCACCTACATTCACAGGAAGATCAAGAATCTGTCCTATACCGACAAGAGTATCAATCTTTTCCAGTGTTTAAATGAACTTGGTGACCAGTCTCTAGTAGAGCAAGTCCAAAAGTACCAGAGCTCAGGAGATGTTAGTAAAATTTCACCTGCACATTGGTCAGCTTTGGCCTTCATACTGCTTGTTTCTGATGAAGATCTGGATACCTTTGAGCTTAAGAAATACTACAGATCAGATGAAGCTTTGGAGAGGCTGCTGCCAGTGCTCAAAGCATCAAAGACAGCTTT GTTAGGTGACTGTAATCTCACTGATAGATGCTGTCAGTATATTTCATCAGTTCTCGGCTTTAAGTCTTCTGGACTGGAGGAGTTAGTCCTGAGCAGAAATCAGCTGCAGGGCTCTGGAATAAAGCGTCTCTCTGAGGGCCTCAAAAGTCCCAACTGCAAACTCCAGAGATTGAG ACTGGGTGGCTGCAATCtgtcagagagaagctgtgaagCTGTGTCTTCAGTTCTCAGCTCCAAGTCCTCCAGTCTGAGAGAGCTAGACTtgagtaacaacaacctgcaggattcaggggtgaagctgctctctgctggactAGAGAGTCTTCACTGTACACTGGAGACTCTCAG GCTGTCAGGCTGTCTggtcacagaggaaggctgtgcttctctggcctcagctctgacaTCCAatccctcccatctgagagagcttgacctgagctacaatcatccaggagacTCAGGAGTGAAGCTACTCTGTGCTGGACGGGATGATCCATGCTGGAGACTGGACACACTCAG ACTGACCAGCTGTAATCtgtcagagagaagctgtgacgctctgtcctcagttctcagctccaagtcctctagtctgagagagctggatgtGAGTAATAACAACCTGCaagattcaggagtgaagctgctctctgctggactGAGGAGTCCACACTGTACCCTGGAGACTCTCGG ACTGTCAGGCTGTCTggtcacagaggaaggctgtgcttctttggcctcagctctgagatccaacccctcccatctgagagagcttgacctgAGCTGCAATCATCCAGGAAactcaggagtgaagctgctgtctgctggactggaggatccacactggagactggacaCTCTCAA GGTGGAAAATGGTGGAGAGCAGAGGCTGAAACCTGGTGTGAGGAAGT ATGTCTGTGAACTCACattggacacaaacacagcacacaaataCCTGAAACTGTCTGACAATGACAGGAAGGTGACAACAGTGACAGAGAAGCAGCCATATCCTCATCATAAAGCAAGGTTTGATTGGTGGCATCAGCTGCTGTGTAGAGATGgtctgactggtcgctgttactgggaggtcaAATGGAGAGGACAGATTTATGTATCAGTGAGTTACAAAGGAATCAAAAGGAATGGGCGCAGTGTTGGCAGCAGGTTTGGAGGGAATGATCAGTCCTGGACTCTGAGGTGCTCTGATGGTGAAGGTTACTCTGTCTGgcacaataacagaaaaacagacctctcctcctcctcctcctcctcctcctctgtctctaacagagtagcagtgtatgtggactgttctgctggcactctgtccttctacagagtctcctctgactcactgatccacctccacactttcaacaccacattcactgaACCTCTGTATCCAGGGTTCTGGGTTGGATTTGGCtcttcagtgtctctgtgctcactgtAG
- the LOC121907061 gene encoding NACHT, LRR and PYD domains-containing protein 12-like isoform X1, which yields MTSSKMTPLWVQRLNCRQYMASVRIRPIQIKKLLRPRSGPHPTLSALSSGPHTTWNDGTWVVRSCFPDLGHKQAIRITSCHLISLNDQKQRGGRRKTETATERSLVKDYRMGNFLSTDLAPPAPDVSECATTQRDARNMTIIAQNGGVISQPQLRNVHVEGDINMNVNNTYVQAPVRTDETNVVSPETKENIQRCQDELKSYLESKTKDLFQGTKEDGTSTPLNKLYTELYITEGGSGEVNSEHEVVELECRRCTSEEKKIQLNDILKALPNEENPPQRVLMKGIAGIGKSVAVQKFTQDWAVGKANQGFQLVFPFTFRDLNLIKDKDYTLMDLILHCFAEVKDLEPSDYNSSSVLFIFDGLDESKFPLNFEKNEMCRSVTKTTTVDVLLTNLIAGKLLHKASIWITSRPAAASKIPPECIDRVTEVRGFNDEQKEEYFLKKISDQDVAQNICNHLKSKPLRTLYIMCHIPMFCWITATAFQSLLTGTHESELPKTVTEMYTHFLIIQTTRKNEKDYQEVETDKERKKERDKDVIMKFGKLAFEQLQKGNIIFYEKDLKECQIDLKEAAVYSGVCTQIIRRESGLHRQEVYSFVHLSMQEFLAALYVLETFIESGQNLLPSQSKVKVRSGKGESLIVHLYKNAVDMALASDHGQWDLFLRFLLGLSQDKNQSLLQKVFGFNARSPLNNQETITYIHRKIKNLSYTDKSINLFQCLNELGDQSLVEQVQKYQSSGDVSKISPAHWSALAFILLVSDEDLDTFELKKYYRSDEALERLLPVLKASKTALLGDCNLTDRCCQYISSVLGFKSSGLEELVLSRNQLQGSGIKRLSEGLKSPNCKLQRLRLGGCNLSERSCEAVSSVLSSKSSSLRELDLSNNNLQDSGVKLLSAGLESLHCTLETLRLSGCLVTEEGCASLASALTSNPSHLRELDLSYNHPGDSGVKLLCAGRDDPCWRLDTLRLTSCNLSERSCDALSSVLSSKSSSLRELDVSNNNLQDSGVKLLSAGLRSPHCTLETLGLSGCLVTEEGCASLASALRSNPSHLRELDLSCNHPGNSGVKLLSAGLEDPHWRLDTLKVENGGEQRLKPGVRKYVCELTLDTNTAHKYLKLSDNDRKVTTVTEKQPYPHHKARFDWWHQLLCRDGLTGRCYWEVKWRGQIYVSVSYKGIKRNGRSVGSRFGGNDQSWTLRCSDGEGYSVWHNNRKTDLSSSSSSSSSVSNRVAVYVDCSAGTLSFYRVSSDSLIHLHTFNTTFTEPLYPGFWVGFGSSVSLCSL from the exons ATGACATCATCGAAGATGACTCCACTTTGGGTGCAGCGATTGAACTGCCGGCAGTACATGGCCAGTGTGAGGATCCGCCCCATCCAG ATAAAAAAATTGTTGCGGCCCAGATCCGGCCCACACCCAACACTTTCGGCACTTTCATCCGGCCCACATACCacgtggaatgatggcacttgggtggtccgctcctgtttcccagatctgggccacaagcaagct ATCAGAATCACTTCCTGTCATCTCATATCACTGAATGATCAAAAGCagcgaggaggaagaagaaagaccGAAACAGCCACGGAG AGAAGTTTGGTGAAAGACTACAGAATGGGAAACTTTCTTTCAACTGACTTGGCTCCGCCGGCTCCAGATGTATCAGAGTGTG CTACAACTCAGAGAGACGCAAGAAACATGACAATCATTGCCCAGAATGGAGGTGTCATCAGCCAACCTCAGTTGAGAAATGTTCATGTTGAAGGGGATATCAATATGAATGTCAACAACACATATG tcCAAGCTCCTGTCAGGACAGACGAGACTAATGTCGTTTCTCCCGAAACCAAAG AAAATATCCAAAGGTGCCAAGATGAACTAAAATCTTACCTTGAAAGTAAAACAAAGGATCTGTTTCAAGGAACAAAGGAAGATGGAACATCAACTCCTTTAAACAAGCTCTATACAGAGCtgtacatcacagagggaggcaGTGGGGAGGTTAATAGTGAACATGAAGTGGTTGAATTAGAATGTAGAAGGTGTACGAGTGAGGAGAAGAAAATTCAACTCAATGACATTTTGAAAGCTTTGCCAAATGAAGAGAACCCTCCTCAGAGAGTTCTGATGAAGGGAATTGCTGGCATTGGAAAATCTGTTGCTGTGCAGAAATTCACTCAGGACTGGGCTGTTGGAAAAGCCAACCAAGGCTTTCAGCTAGTATTTCCATTCACATTCCGAGACttgaatttaataaaagacaaagattATACTCTCATGGATTTAATCCTTCACTGTTTTGCAGAAGTGAAAGATTTAGAACCTTCAGACTACAACAGTTCTAgtgttttgttcatctttgatggcCTGGATGAAAGCAAATTCCCTCTGAACTTTGAGAAAAATGAGATGTGCCGCAGCGTTACAAAAACTACAACAGTAGACGTCTTACTGACCAACTTAATTGCAGGAAAATTGCTTCACAAAGCCTCGATCTGGATCACAAGTAGACCGGCCGCAGCCAGTAAGATTCCTCCTGAGTGCATCGACAGGGTGACTGAGGTACGAGGCTTTAATGATgagcagaaggaggagtactttcTAAAGAAAATCAGTGACCAGGATGTGGCTCAAAATATCTGCAATCACCTTAAGTCAAAGCCATTGAGAACTCTgtacatcatgtgccacatcccaATGTTCTGTTGGATTACAGCCACAGCTTTCCAGAGTCTCCTCACAGGAACTCATGAAAGTGAGTTACCCAAGACTGTGACTGAAATGTACACACACTTCCTGATCATCCAAACAACGCGGAAAAACGAGAAGGATTATCAGGAGGttgaaacagacaaagaaagaaagaaagaaagggataAAGATGTGATCATGAAGTTTGGAAAGCTGGCATTTGAACAGCTACAGAAGGGCAACATAATCTTCTATGAAAAAGATCTGAAGGAGTGCCAAATTGATCTGAAAGAAGCTGCAGTTTACTCAGGAGTTTGTACACAGATCATAAGGAGAGAATCAGGTCTTCACCGACAGGAGGTTTACTCTTTTGTACATTTAAGCATGCAGGAGTTTCTTGCAGCTCTGTATGTATTAGAGACCTTCATAGAGAGTGGACAAAATCTGCTTCCCAGCCAGTCAAAGGTTAAAGTGAGATCAGGGAAAGGAGAAAGCCTCATCGTCCACCTCTACAAGAACGCGGTGGATATGGCCTTAGCCAGTGATCACGGACAATGGGACTTGTTTCTGCGCTTCCTGCTTGGTCTGTCACAGGACAAGAATCAGAGCCTTCTTCAGAAAGTGTTCGGATTTAATGCAAGAAGTCCATTGAACAATCAGGAGACAATCACCTACATTCACAGGAAGATCAAGAATCTGTCCTATACCGACAAGAGTATCAATCTTTTCCAGTGTTTAAATGAACTTGGTGACCAGTCTCTAGTAGAGCAAGTCCAAAAGTACCAGAGCTCAGGAGATGTTAGTAAAATTTCACCTGCACATTGGTCAGCTTTGGCCTTCATACTGCTTGTTTCTGATGAAGATCTGGATACCTTTGAGCTTAAGAAATACTACAGATCAGATGAAGCTTTGGAGAGGCTGCTGCCAGTGCTCAAAGCATCAAAGACAGCTTT GTTAGGTGACTGTAATCTCACTGATAGATGCTGTCAGTATATTTCATCAGTTCTCGGCTTTAAGTCTTCTGGACTGGAGGAGTTAGTCCTGAGCAGAAATCAGCTGCAGGGCTCTGGAATAAAGCGTCTCTCTGAGGGCCTCAAAAGTCCCAACTGCAAACTCCAGAGATTGAG ACTGGGTGGCTGCAATCtgtcagagagaagctgtgaagCTGTGTCTTCAGTTCTCAGCTCCAAGTCCTCCAGTCTGAGAGAGCTAGACTtgagtaacaacaacctgcaggattcaggggtgaagctgctctctgctggactAGAGAGTCTTCACTGTACACTGGAGACTCTCAG GCTGTCAGGCTGTCTggtcacagaggaaggctgtgcttctctggcctcagctctgacaTCCAatccctcccatctgagagagcttgacctgagctacaatcatccaggagacTCAGGAGTGAAGCTACTCTGTGCTGGACGGGATGATCCATGCTGGAGACTGGACACACTCAG ACTGACCAGCTGTAATCtgtcagagagaagctgtgacgctctgtcctcagttctcagctccaagtcctctagtctgagagagctggatgtGAGTAATAACAACCTGCaagattcaggagtgaagctgctctctgctggactGAGGAGTCCACACTGTACCCTGGAGACTCTCGG ACTGTCAGGCTGTCTggtcacagaggaaggctgtgcttctttggcctcagctctgagatccaacccctcccatctgagagagcttgacctgAGCTGCAATCATCCAGGAAactcaggagtgaagctgctgtctgctggactggaggatccacactggagactggacaCTCTCAA GGTGGAAAATGGTGGAGAGCAGAGGCTGAAACCTGGTGTGAGGAAGT ATGTCTGTGAACTCACattggacacaaacacagcacacaaataCCTGAAACTGTCTGACAATGACAGGAAGGTGACAACAGTGACAGAGAAGCAGCCATATCCTCATCATAAAGCAAGGTTTGATTGGTGGCATCAGCTGCTGTGTAGAGATGgtctgactggtcgctgttactgggaggtcaAATGGAGAGGACAGATTTATGTATCAGTGAGTTACAAAGGAATCAAAAGGAATGGGCGCAGTGTTGGCAGCAGGTTTGGAGGGAATGATCAGTCCTGGACTCTGAGGTGCTCTGATGGTGAAGGTTACTCTGTCTGgcacaataacagaaaaacagacctctcctcctcctcctcctcctcctcctctgtctctaacagagtagcagtgtatgtggactgttctgctggcactctgtccttctacagagtctcctctgactcactgatccacctccacactttcaacaccacattcactgaACCTCTGTATCCAGGGTTCTGGGTTGGATTTGGCtcttcagtgtctctgtgctcactgtAG